A single region of the Stenotrophomonas sp. Marseille-Q4652 genome encodes:
- a CDS encoding M20 family metallopeptidase encodes MVRNAAMLSALLCLMPPLAWSAEQRPEVAAAAQRLNPKVVQWRRDFHQHPELSNREQRTAARVAEHLRSLGLKPRTGLAHHGVVAVIKGGKPGPKIALRADMDALPVTEQTGLPFASKATAEYRGETVRVMHACGHDAHTATLMGVAEALVGMREDLPGEVMLVFQPAEEGAPPPEEGGAPLMLKEGLFADFKPDAMFGLHVFSSVQAGQIAVRGGPLMAASDRFGITVTGRQTHGSAPWNGVDPIVAAADLIGSAQTIVSRRANLSKQPAVVTFGAIKGGIRYNIIPDSVEMVGTIRTFDPAMRTQIFADLRNVADHVAAAHGARATTEIDEADGNPATVNDPALTERMLPSLQAVVGADNVYEPPLQMGAEDFSLYAQQVPSMFFFVGATAEGIDPATAPSNHSPKFLLDESALDVGLRALLQVSLDYLHGGAD; translated from the coding sequence ATGGTCCGCAATGCCGCGATGCTGTCCGCCCTGCTGTGCCTGATGCCGCCGCTGGCCTGGTCGGCCGAGCAGCGACCCGAGGTGGCCGCTGCCGCGCAACGCCTCAATCCCAAGGTGGTGCAGTGGCGACGCGACTTCCACCAGCATCCTGAGCTGTCCAACCGCGAGCAGCGCACCGCCGCCAGGGTCGCCGAGCACCTGCGTTCGCTGGGCCTGAAGCCGCGCACCGGCCTCGCCCACCATGGCGTGGTCGCGGTGATCAAGGGCGGCAAGCCGGGGCCGAAGATCGCCCTGCGCGCGGACATGGACGCGCTGCCGGTGACCGAGCAGACCGGCCTGCCGTTTGCGTCCAAAGCCACGGCCGAGTACCGCGGCGAGACCGTCAGGGTGATGCACGCCTGCGGCCATGACGCCCACACCGCCACGCTGATGGGCGTGGCCGAGGCGCTGGTGGGCATGCGCGAGGACCTGCCCGGCGAGGTGATGCTGGTATTCCAGCCGGCCGAGGAAGGCGCACCGCCGCCGGAGGAGGGCGGAGCACCGTTGATGCTCAAGGAAGGCCTGTTTGCCGACTTCAAGCCGGACGCGATGTTCGGCCTGCACGTGTTCTCCAGCGTCCAGGCCGGGCAGATCGCGGTGCGCGGTGGCCCGCTGATGGCCGCCTCCGACCGCTTCGGCATCACCGTCACCGGTCGCCAGACCCACGGCTCGGCGCCATGGAACGGAGTGGACCCGATCGTTGCCGCCGCCGACCTGATCGGCAGCGCGCAGACCATCGTCAGCCGCCGCGCCAACCTGTCGAAACAGCCGGCAGTGGTGACCTTCGGCGCGATCAAGGGTGGCATCCGCTACAACATCATCCCCGACTCGGTGGAGATGGTCGGCACCATCCGCACCTTCGACCCGGCCATGCGCACGCAGATTTTCGCCGACCTGCGCAACGTCGCCGATCACGTGGCCGCCGCGCACGGCGCCCGTGCCACCACCGAGATCGACGAGGCCGACGGCAACCCGGCCACGGTCAACGACCCGGCGCTGACGGAACGCATGCTGCCCAGCCTGCAGGCGGTGGTCGGCGCCGACAACGTCTACGAGCCGCCGCTGCAGATGGGCGCCGAGGACTTCTCGCTGTATGCCCAGCAGGTGCCGTCGATGTTCTTCTTCGTCGGCGCCACCGCCGAAGGCATCGACCCGGCCACTGCGCCGAGCAACCATTCGCCGAAGTTCCTGCTCGACGAGAGCGCACTGGACGTGGGCCTGCGCGCGCTGCTGCAGGTCAGCCTGGATTACCTCCACGGCGGGGCCGACTGA
- a CDS encoding NADP-dependent isocitrate dehydrogenase yields the protein MSNTPKILYTLTDEAPFLATQSLLPIVEAYTATAGIAVETRDISLAGRILAVFPDYLEDGQKHSDDLAELGQLATTPDANIIKLPNISASVPQLKAAIKELQDQGFALPNYPDVPTDDVSRDIKARYDKVKGSAVNPVLREGNSDRRAPLSVKNYARKHPHRMGKWSSGSKSHVAHMEAGDFYGSEKSATLSSAGHLKIELVKADGSVQVLKEKTAVTVGEIVDASVMSRNALAAFVQAQIADAKAQGVLFSLHLKATMMKVSDPIMFGVVVEEFYKDVLAKHADVLRQAGFDANNGIGDLYARLPQLPEATQAAIKADIEALYAQRPALAMVNSDKGITNLHVPSDVIVDASMPAMIRDSGGMWNAEGKLQDAKAVIPDRCYAGVYQAVIEDCKANGAFDPATMGSVPNVGLMAQKAEEYGSHDKTFQIPADGTVRVTDDGGNVVFEHAVQAGDIWRMCQTKDAPIQDWVKLAVSRARLSDTPAVFWLDAGRAHDAQVIAKVEKYLGDHDTNGLDIRILAPVEATKFSLERIRKGQDTISVTGNVLRDYLTDLFPIMELGTSAKMLSIVPLMAGGGLFETGAGGSAPKHVQQFVEEDYLRWDSLGEFLALAASLEHLGQRYDNAKAAVLAKALDEANGKFLDNDRSPGRKLGTIDNRGSHFYIALYWAQALAAQDQDADLKARFSPLAQALADNEQKIVEELIAVQGKAVDIGGYYRPDLAKASAAMRPSATFNNALATLR from the coding sequence ATGTCCAATACGCCGAAGATCCTCTACACGCTCACGGATGAAGCCCCCTTCCTGGCGACCCAGTCGCTGCTGCCGATCGTCGAGGCCTATACCGCGACCGCCGGCATCGCCGTGGAGACCCGCGACATCTCGCTGGCCGGCCGCATCCTGGCAGTGTTCCCGGATTACCTGGAGGACGGGCAGAAACACAGCGATGACCTGGCCGAGCTGGGTCAGCTGGCGACCACGCCGGATGCCAACATCATCAAGCTGCCCAACATCAGCGCGTCGGTTCCGCAGCTGAAGGCCGCGATCAAGGAACTGCAGGACCAGGGCTTTGCCTTGCCGAACTACCCGGACGTGCCCACCGACGACGTGTCGCGCGACATCAAGGCGCGCTATGACAAGGTCAAGGGTTCGGCGGTGAACCCGGTGCTGCGCGAGGGCAATTCCGACCGCCGCGCGCCGCTATCGGTCAAGAACTACGCACGCAAGCACCCGCACCGCATGGGCAAGTGGTCCAGCGGGTCGAAGTCGCATGTCGCGCACATGGAGGCCGGTGATTTCTACGGCAGCGAGAAGTCGGCCACCCTGTCCAGCGCCGGCCACCTGAAGATCGAGCTGGTCAAGGCCGATGGCAGCGTGCAGGTGCTGAAGGAAAAGACCGCGGTCACCGTCGGCGAGATCGTCGATGCTTCGGTGATGAGCCGCAATGCACTGGCGGCATTCGTGCAGGCGCAGATCGCCGATGCCAAGGCCCAGGGCGTGCTGTTCTCGCTGCACCTGAAGGCCACGATGATGAAGGTCTCCGACCCGATCATGTTCGGCGTGGTGGTCGAGGAGTTCTACAAGGACGTGCTCGCAAAGCACGCCGACGTGCTCCGGCAGGCCGGCTTTGATGCCAACAACGGCATCGGCGACCTGTACGCGCGCCTGCCGCAGCTGCCCGAAGCCACCCAGGCCGCGATCAAGGCCGACATCGAGGCGCTGTACGCGCAGCGTCCGGCGCTGGCGATGGTCAACTCGGACAAGGGCATCACCAACCTTCACGTGCCGAGCGATGTGATTGTTGATGCCTCGATGCCGGCGATGATCCGCGACAGCGGCGGCATGTGGAATGCCGAAGGCAAGCTGCAGGACGCCAAGGCGGTGATTCCGGACCGCTGCTATGCCGGCGTGTACCAGGCGGTGATCGAGGACTGCAAGGCCAATGGCGCCTTCGACCCGGCGACCATGGGCTCGGTGCCCAATGTCGGCCTGATGGCGCAGAAGGCCGAGGAATACGGCAGCCACGACAAGACCTTCCAGATCCCGGCTGACGGCACCGTGCGCGTGACCGACGACGGCGGCAACGTGGTGTTCGAGCACGCGGTGCAGGCCGGCGACATCTGGCGCATGTGCCAGACCAAGGACGCGCCGATCCAGGACTGGGTCAAGCTGGCCGTCAGCCGCGCCCGCCTGAGCGATACCCCGGCGGTGTTCTGGCTGGACGCGGGCCGCGCCCACGATGCCCAGGTCATCGCCAAGGTCGAGAAGTACCTGGGCGATCACGACACCAACGGCCTGGACATCCGCATCCTGGCGCCGGTGGAAGCGACGAAGTTCTCGCTGGAGCGCATCCGCAAGGGCCAGGACACGATCTCGGTGACCGGCAACGTGCTGCGTGACTACCTGACCGACCTGTTCCCGATCATGGAGCTGGGCACCAGCGCCAAGATGCTGTCGATCGTGCCGCTGATGGCCGGTGGCGGCCTGTTCGAGACCGGTGCCGGTGGTTCGGCGCCCAAGCACGTGCAGCAGTTCGTGGAAGAGGACTACCTGCGCTGGGATTCGCTGGGCGAATTCCTGGCCCTGGCCGCGTCGCTGGAACACCTGGGCCAGCGCTACGACAACGCCAAGGCGGCGGTACTGGCCAAGGCGCTGGACGAGGCCAACGGCAAGTTCCTGGACAACGACCGTTCGCCGGGCCGAAAGCTGGGCACGATCGACAACCGCGGCAGCCACTTCTATATCGCCCTGTACTGGGCGCAGGCGCTGGCCGCGCAGGACCAGGACGCCGACCTGAAGGCACGCTTCTCCCCGCTGGCGCAGGCACTGGCCGACAACGAGCAGAAGATCGTCGAGGAACTGATCGCGGTGCAGGGCAAGGCCGTGGACATTGGCGGCTACTACCGTCCGGACCTGGCCAAGGCCAGTGCGGCGATGCGTCCGAGTGCGACCTTCAACAACGCGCTGGCCACGCTGCGCTGA
- the mmsB gene encoding 3-hydroxyisobutyrate dehydrogenase translates to MSRVAFIGLGNMGGPMAANLAKAGHAVRVFDLVPAAIQAAADAGATPAGSARDTLADAEVVISMLPASRHVEGLYLGEGGILDAIPAGALVIDCSTIAPASARKVAEAAAKRGLQMIDAPVSGGTAGAQAGTLTFIVGGDEQALERARPVLQDMGRNIFHVGGNGAGQVAKLCNNMALGVIMAATGEAIALGVAHGLDPKVLSQMMAVSTGRSWATEVCNPWPGVLENAPASRGYTGGFGNDLMLKDLGLAAEAAMGVGASIPLGELARNLYAMNSQAGNGALDFSSVVKLVQRG, encoded by the coding sequence ATGAGCCGTGTAGCATTCATTGGGTTGGGCAACATGGGCGGTCCGATGGCCGCCAACCTGGCCAAGGCCGGCCACGCCGTGCGCGTGTTCGACCTGGTGCCGGCCGCGATCCAGGCCGCCGCCGATGCCGGCGCCACCCCGGCCGGTTCGGCGCGTGACACGCTGGCCGACGCCGAGGTGGTGATCTCGATGCTGCCGGCCAGCCGCCACGTCGAAGGCCTGTACCTGGGCGAAGGTGGCATCCTCGACGCCATCCCCGCCGGTGCGCTGGTCATCGACTGCAGCACGATCGCCCCGGCCAGCGCGCGCAAGGTCGCCGAAGCGGCGGCCAAGCGCGGCCTGCAGATGATCGACGCGCCGGTCTCCGGTGGCACCGCCGGTGCCCAGGCCGGCACCCTGACCTTCATCGTCGGCGGCGACGAGCAGGCACTGGAACGCGCGCGCCCGGTGCTGCAGGACATGGGCCGGAACATCTTCCACGTCGGCGGCAACGGTGCCGGCCAGGTCGCCAAGCTGTGCAACAACATGGCGCTGGGCGTGATCATGGCCGCCACCGGCGAGGCCATCGCGCTCGGCGTGGCCCACGGGCTGGACCCGAAGGTGCTGTCGCAGATGATGGCCGTCAGCACCGGCCGCAGCTGGGCCACCGAGGTCTGCAATCCGTGGCCAGGCGTGCTGGAAAATGCGCCGGCCTCGCGCGGCTACACCGGCGGCTTCGGCAACGACCTGATGCTCAAGGACCTGGGCCTGGCCGCCGAAGCGGCGATGGGCGTGGGCGCCTCGATCCCGCTGGGCGAGCTGGCCCGCAACCTGTACGCGATGAACAGCCAGGCCGGCAACGGCGCGCTGGACTTCTCCAGCGTGGTCAAGCTGGTGCAGCGCGGCTGA
- a CDS encoding LysM peptidoglycan-binding domain-containing protein, translating into MGTDKKADFSGVTSRVDSSAEVAPKADFSGVTSKVDSSAEIAGQQYTVQKGDTLSKIAQQHLGDGNAWKRIFEANRDVLDDPDRILPGQTLRIPQ; encoded by the coding sequence ATGGGTACCGACAAGAAAGCTGATTTTTCCGGTGTGACCTCCAGGGTCGACAGCAGTGCGGAAGTCGCGCCGAAGGCCGACTTCTCGGGCGTCACCAGCAAGGTCGACAGCTCGGCGGAGATTGCCGGGCAGCAGTACACCGTGCAGAAGGGCGACACGCTGTCAAAGATCGCCCAACAGCATCTGGGCGATGGCAACGCCTGGAAGCGCATCTTCGAAGCCAACCGTGACGTGCTCGATGACCCGGACAGGATCCTTCCGGGCCAGACCCTGCGCATTCCGCAGTAA
- the aceK gene encoding bifunctional isocitrate dehydrogenase kinase/phosphatase — MSAPAERLATVIRQGFEDYHARFAQITRRARVRFEQRDWAGARADAVERIELYDECIAECMARLSAEAGVQLHDRALWRDVRRLFAAQIEGQIDGELYKTFYNTLARRLFAARGVDPDIEFVAMDVEPSDAITHPVARHSYAVSETRPAEAFMRVLGDYRFDVPYAHQLRCAAAIAVRLQDDLAHWGEHPVRGIELLDTVFYRERRAYLVGRVFGEHRFSPCVIALVNDGGQLKVDAVLSRRRDVAHLFGVSRSYFQADLATVGDAVVFLRSLLPRKPIDEIYTVLGRAKQGKTERFRTFFRHFQQHENELLVHAEGTPGMVMVVFTLPSYPLVFKLIRDRFGWPKTMSRQDVEDKYALVFNLDRIGRLLDAQPYRHLRFPASRFAPALLKDLLESCSRSVMLDGDDVVITLCYTQRRFRPLNLYLREQEPQAARAAALDYAQAISDMARNNIFPGDMLLKNFGVSRHGRAVFYDYDELCLVTDCNFRQWPKPRSEEEAMASEPWFHVAPNDVFPERFPLFMGLPAAQLAAVTEAHGHLFDPAWWRDLQERFRRGDYPDSPPYGTETRLA, encoded by the coding sequence ATGAGCGCCCCGGCCGAACGGCTGGCGACCGTGATCCGCCAGGGTTTCGAGGATTACCACGCGCGTTTTGCGCAGATCACCCGCCGCGCCCGCGTGCGCTTCGAGCAGCGCGACTGGGCTGGCGCCCGCGCCGACGCGGTCGAGCGCATCGAGCTGTACGACGAATGCATCGCCGAGTGCATGGCGCGGCTGTCGGCCGAGGCCGGCGTGCAGCTGCATGACCGTGCGCTGTGGCGCGACGTGCGCCGGCTGTTCGCCGCGCAGATCGAAGGCCAGATCGACGGCGAGCTGTACAAGACCTTCTACAACACGCTGGCCCGGCGTCTGTTCGCCGCGCGCGGGGTGGACCCGGACATCGAGTTCGTGGCGATGGACGTGGAGCCCTCGGACGCGATCACCCATCCGGTGGCGCGGCACAGCTACGCGGTGTCCGAAACGCGCCCGGCCGAGGCCTTCATGCGGGTGCTCGGCGACTACCGCTTCGACGTGCCGTACGCGCACCAGCTGCGCTGCGCGGCGGCGATTGCCGTGCGCCTGCAGGACGACCTGGCCCACTGGGGCGAGCATCCGGTGCGCGGCATCGAGCTGCTGGACACGGTGTTCTACCGCGAGCGCCGCGCCTACCTGGTCGGCCGCGTGTTCGGCGAACACCGCTTCTCGCCGTGCGTGATCGCGCTGGTCAACGATGGCGGCCAGCTCAAGGTCGATGCGGTGCTGAGCCGGCGCCGCGACGTCGCCCACCTGTTCGGCGTCTCGCGCAGCTACTTCCAGGCCGACCTGGCCACGGTCGGCGATGCGGTGGTGTTCCTGCGCAGCCTGCTGCCGCGCAAGCCGATCGACGAGATCTACACCGTGCTTGGCCGCGCCAAGCAGGGCAAGACCGAGCGCTTCCGCACCTTCTTCCGCCACTTCCAGCAGCACGAGAACGAGCTGCTGGTGCATGCCGAAGGCACGCCGGGCATGGTCATGGTGGTGTTCACCCTGCCCAGCTACCCGCTGGTGTTCAAGCTGATCCGCGACCGTTTCGGCTGGCCCAAGACCATGAGCCGGCAGGACGTGGAGGACAAGTACGCGCTGGTGTTCAACCTGGACCGCATCGGCCGCCTGCTCGACGCGCAGCCGTACCGGCACCTGCGTTTCCCCGCCTCACGCTTCGCGCCGGCACTGCTCAAGGACCTGCTGGAAAGCTGCAGCCGCAGCGTGATGCTCGATGGCGACGACGTGGTGATCACCCTGTGCTACACCCAACGCCGCTTCCGCCCGCTCAACCTGTACCTGCGCGAGCAGGAACCGCAGGCCGCGCGTGCCGCCGCGCTGGACTACGCGCAGGCGATCAGCGACATGGCCCGCAACAACATCTTCCCCGGCGACATGCTGCTGAAGAACTTCGGCGTGTCACGCCATGGCCGCGCGGTGTTCTACGACTACGACGAGCTGTGCCTGGTCACCGACTGCAATTTCCGTCAGTGGCCCAAACCGCGCAGCGAGGAAGAGGCGATGGCCTCGGAGCCGTGGTTCCATGTCGCGCCCAATGACGTGTTCCCCGAGCGCTTCCCGCTGTTCATGGGGCTGCCAGCCGCGCAGCTGGCGGCGGTGACCGAAGCCCATGGCCATCTGTTCGATCCGGCGTGGTGGCGGGACCTGCAGGAGCGATTCCGCCGTGGCGACTATCCGGATTCGCCGCCCTACGGGACGGAGACGCGGCTGGCCTGA
- a CDS encoding enoyl-CoA hydratase/isomerase family protein codes for MSAGLTADEAPVLFEERSAGNGMRVGIATLNAARTLNGFSLPMAHLLHERLLAWAADAGIALVVLQGAGEKAFCAGGDLHSLYQSMRRFCEDGRSDIRDNTYAAEFFDVEYRVDYLIHSFPKPVLCWAHGIVMGGGIGLMSGASHRVVSERSKLAFPEITVGLFPDVGGSWLLQRVPGRAGLFLALTGALLNPGDAIYAGLADLHVAEARRGEVFDALLDVAWSREPDDNHTRLTALLQSFASDAPTGPLLANAALIDELCDGDALEPIVERIGALQTDDAWLQAAQKTLAAGAPGSARLGFELQRRCAGMDLAAVFRTEYTVALHCAAHGDFAEGIRALLIDKDRNPAWQPATLAQASSDWAEAFFISPWPADQHPLADLGLPALERSLA; via the coding sequence ATGAGCGCCGGACTGACTGCCGACGAGGCACCGGTGCTGTTCGAGGAGCGCAGCGCCGGCAACGGCATGCGCGTCGGCATCGCTACGCTCAACGCGGCGCGCACGCTCAACGGTTTCTCGCTGCCGATGGCGCACCTGCTGCACGAGCGCCTGCTGGCCTGGGCAGCGGATGCCGGCATTGCCCTGGTGGTGCTGCAGGGCGCCGGTGAAAAGGCTTTCTGCGCCGGTGGCGACCTGCACAGCCTGTACCAGAGCATGCGCCGCTTCTGCGAGGACGGGCGCAGCGACATCCGTGACAACACCTATGCCGCCGAGTTCTTCGACGTCGAATACCGCGTGGACTACCTGATCCACAGCTTCCCCAAGCCGGTGCTGTGCTGGGCCCACGGCATCGTCATGGGCGGCGGCATCGGCCTGATGTCCGGGGCCAGCCACCGCGTGGTCAGCGAGCGCTCCAAGCTGGCGTTCCCGGAAATCACCGTCGGCCTGTTCCCGGACGTGGGCGGCAGCTGGCTGCTGCAGCGCGTGCCCGGCCGTGCCGGCCTGTTCCTGGCGCTGACCGGTGCACTGCTCAATCCAGGCGATGCGATCTACGCCGGGCTGGCCGACCTGCACGTGGCCGAAGCGCGCCGCGGCGAGGTGTTCGATGCGCTGCTCGACGTGGCCTGGAGCAGAGAACCCGACGACAACCACACGCGCCTCACCGCCCTGCTGCAGTCCTTCGCCAGCGATGCGCCGACCGGCCCGCTGCTGGCCAACGCCGCGCTGATCGATGAGCTGTGCGATGGCGATGCACTGGAGCCCATCGTCGAGCGCATCGGCGCCCTGCAGACCGACGATGCGTGGCTGCAGGCCGCGCAGAAGACCCTGGCCGCCGGGGCACCCGGTTCGGCCCGGCTCGGCTTCGAACTGCAGCGCCGTTGCGCCGGCATGGACCTGGCCGCGGTGTTCCGCACCGAGTACACCGTCGCCCTGCACTGCGCCGCGCACGGCGATTTCGCCGAGGGCATCCGCGCCCTGCTGATCGACAAGGACCGCAACCCGGCCTGGCAGCCGGCGACGCTGGCCCAGGCCAGCAGCGACTGGGCCGAAGCGTTCTTCATTTCCCCCTGGCCGGCCGACCAGCATCCGCTGGCCGACCTGGGCCTTCCCGCACTTGAAAGGAGCCTGGCATGA
- a CDS encoding efflux RND transporter periplasmic adaptor subunit: protein MSRFGKIALLTVAVIVVVAVGARMLGGNKPQAPGQEQAAGAGPGKGNGKGKPDAGPVPVTVVEARQQEVAVHRTALGTVSAMNTVTVSPQVGGQLLSLHFKEGQLVRKGDLLAQIDPRTAQAAYDQAVAAKRQNEALLATARANFQRSSSPEYRQYVSQTDLDTQRNQVAQYESAVAANAASMRAAQVELQYTRVTAPITGVAGIRNVDAGNIVSAGTPLVTLTQVQPIHVLFNLPERELGAVRQARNAGKVPVQLSARGGNNVLASDGELDVVDNQISTDSGTFRARAVFPNADGTLWPGQFANVRLQLGTIDSAVVIPAEAVQRGPNGDFVYVVDGDVVRQQAVTVGIEVDDRNVQVSEGLKGGEKVVTEGQFRLKPGTKVIALAPGQAPPPPPEEKAGDKDKKGGKAG, encoded by the coding sequence ATGTCGCGTTTCGGGAAGATTGCACTGCTCACCGTTGCGGTGATCGTGGTGGTGGCGGTAGGGGCACGGATGCTGGGCGGCAACAAACCGCAGGCGCCGGGACAGGAACAGGCCGCCGGCGCAGGTCCGGGCAAGGGCAACGGCAAGGGCAAGCCCGATGCCGGGCCGGTGCCGGTGACCGTGGTCGAGGCCAGGCAGCAGGAAGTGGCCGTGCACCGCACTGCGCTGGGTACGGTGTCGGCGATGAACACCGTCACGGTCAGCCCGCAGGTGGGCGGCCAGCTGCTGAGCCTGCACTTCAAGGAAGGCCAGCTGGTGCGCAAGGGCGACCTGCTGGCGCAGATCGATCCGCGCACCGCCCAGGCCGCCTATGACCAGGCCGTGGCCGCCAAGCGCCAGAACGAGGCGCTGCTGGCCACCGCCCGCGCCAACTTCCAGCGTTCCAGCTCGCCGGAGTACCGCCAGTACGTCTCGCAGACCGACCTGGACACCCAGCGCAACCAGGTCGCCCAGTACGAGAGCGCGGTGGCGGCCAACGCCGCCAGCATGCGCGCCGCCCAGGTCGAACTGCAGTACACCCGCGTGACCGCGCCGATCACCGGCGTGGCCGGCATCCGCAACGTCGATGCCGGCAACATCGTGTCCGCCGGCACCCCCCTGGTCACCCTGACCCAGGTACAGCCGATCCACGTGCTGTTCAACCTGCCCGAGCGCGAGCTCGGCGCGGTGCGCCAGGCCCGCAACGCCGGCAAGGTTCCGGTGCAGCTGAGCGCGCGGGGCGGCAACAACGTGCTGGCCAGCGACGGCGAGCTGGACGTGGTCGACAACCAGATCAGCACCGACAGCGGCACCTTCCGCGCCCGTGCGGTGTTCCCCAATGCTGACGGCACGCTGTGGCCGGGCCAGTTCGCCAACGTGCGCCTGCAGCTGGGCACCATCGACAGCGCCGTGGTGATCCCGGCCGAGGCGGTGCAGCGCGGCCCGAATGGCGATTTCGTCTACGTGGTCGACGGCGACGTGGTGCGCCAGCAGGCCGTGACCGTGGGCATCGAGGTGGATGACCGCAACGTCCAGGTCAGCGAAGGCCTCAAGGGCGGCGAGAAGGTCGTCACTGAAGGCCAGTTCCGGCTCAAGCCGGGCACCAAGGTGATCGCGCTGGCCCCGGGCCAGGCCCCGCCCCCGCCGCCGGAAGAAAAGGCCGGCGACAAGGACAAGAAGGGCGGCAAGGCCGGCTGA
- the queF gene encoding NADPH-dependent 7-cyano-7-deazaguanine reductase QueF (Catalyzes the NADPH-dependent reduction of 7-cyano-7-deazaguanine (preQ0) to 7-aminomethyl-7-deazaguanine (preQ1) in queuosine biosynthesis), with product MTTPQDSSLGREVTYPSHYDPGLLFPIPRTAARAEIGIDETHLPFIGHDRWHAYELSWLDARGKPYVATATFRVPCDSPNLIESKSLKLYLNSLNAERFNSPEAVRERIALDLSARAGADVLVEFGLPPVDPVGEGENIDLLDVDIDCYGPPQARYLLADDAVQTSETLVSSLLKSNCPVTGQPDWASVWIRYEGPRIDREGLLRYLISYRDHAEFHEQCVERIFSELMQHCRPRSLQVEARYTRRGGLDINPWRATPDVAGVFPAMRDERQ from the coding sequence ATGACTACCCCACAAGATTCCAGCCTCGGCCGCGAGGTCACCTATCCCTCGCACTACGACCCGGGCCTGCTCTTCCCGATTCCCCGCACTGCCGCCCGTGCCGAGATCGGCATCGATGAGACGCATCTGCCCTTCATCGGCCATGACCGCTGGCATGCCTACGAACTGAGCTGGCTCGATGCGCGCGGCAAGCCCTACGTCGCCACGGCCACCTTCCGCGTGCCGTGCGACTCGCCGAACCTGATCGAGTCCAAGTCGCTCAAGCTCTACCTCAACTCGCTCAACGCCGAGCGTTTCAACAGCCCCGAAGCGGTGCGCGAGCGGATCGCGCTGGACCTGTCGGCGCGCGCCGGTGCCGACGTGCTGGTGGAGTTCGGCCTGCCGCCGGTGGATCCGGTGGGCGAGGGCGAGAACATCGACCTGCTGGACGTGGACATCGACTGCTATGGCCCGCCGCAGGCGCGCTACCTGCTGGCCGATGATGCGGTGCAGACCAGCGAAACCCTGGTGTCCTCGCTGCTCAAGTCCAACTGCCCGGTCACCGGCCAGCCGGACTGGGCCAGCGTGTGGATCCGCTACGAAGGCCCGCGCATCGACCGCGAAGGCCTGCTGCGTTACCTGATCAGCTACCGCGACCACGCCGAGTTCCACGAGCAGTGTGTGGAGCGCATCTTCAGCGAGCTGATGCAGCACTGCCGCCCGCGTTCGCTGCAGGTGGAGGCGCGCTACACCCGCCGCGGTGGGCTGGACATCAATCCATGGCGGGCAACACCCGATGTCGCCGGCGTGTTCCCGGCCATGCGCGACGAGCGCCAGTAA